One window from the genome of Corvus moneduloides isolate bCorMon1 chromosome 9, bCorMon1.pri, whole genome shotgun sequence encodes:
- the UCHL5 gene encoding ubiquitin carboxyl-terminal hydrolase isozyme L5 isoform X3: protein MKGLALSNSEVIRQVHNSFARQQMFEFDAKSSAKEEDAFHFVSYVPVNGRLYELDGLREGPIDLGACNQDDWISAVRPVIEKRIQKYSEGEIRFNLMAIVSDRKMIYEQRIAELQQQLAEEEPMDTDQSSNMLSSIQSEVAKYQMLIEEENQKLKRYKIENIRRKHNYLPFIMELLKTLAEHQQLIPLVEKAKEKQNAKKAQEAK from the exons ATGAAAGGTTTGGCACTGAGCAACTCAGAAGTGATTCGGCAAGTCCACAACAGTTTTGCCAG acaACAGATGTTTGAGTTTGATGCAAAGTCTTCAGCAAAGGAAGAAGATGCCTTTCACTTTGTAAGCTATGTTCCTGTTAATGGGAGGCTCTATGAGCTAGATGGCTTAAGGGAAGGACCAATTGATTTAG GTGCATGCAATCAGGATGACTGGATAAGTGCAGTGCGGCCCGTCATAGAGAAGCGCATACAAAA ATACAGTGAAGGTGAGATAAGGTTTAACCTGATGGCTATTGTGTCTGACAGGAAGATGATATATGAGCAGAGGATTGCAGAGCTACAGCAGCAACTGGCAGAG GAGGAGCCTATGGATACAGATCAAAGTAGTAATATGTTAAGTTCTATACAATCAGAAGTTGCAAAATACCAGATGTTAATTGAAGAAGAgaaccaaaaattaaaaagatataAG attgaAAATATTAGGAGAAAACATAACTACCTGCCTTTCATCATGGAATTATTAAAGACTCTAGCAGAGCACCAGCAGTTAATACCATTAGTAGAGAAA GcgaaagaaaaacagaatgcCAAGAAAGCTCAGGAGGCCAAATGA